A stretch of the Mycobacterium shigaense genome encodes the following:
- the iniR gene encoding isoniazid response ATPase/transcriptional regulator IniR has translation MSEPSAEALPGTREAVRAVAAIPAKVLITGGIGTGKSTALAAAREVLRAAGLTVLARPPRAGDPPDAAVAVDDAHLLSEPDLRALAERVADAGATVVVAAEPREQLRDLAVAIERERPRIALGPLPVTGQLRDCTGGVPFLVHATADVATPPAQAARFALIERLRRLDDRTLDTLLLMSLSHELGAADVAAALGVSATQAHQWVDRARAAGLAEPSHGPEFLHLLHGALAQLAGNAHHRDVETALVRSQLDLSAMSPGLALRLAEHGLRDERLAGILAGHAAAAGGEDARAARLYRAAVDAGAEGLTAHLADALALAGDCAAAAALTDRLLGSSDFAERAAAVRVAASVAAHDGAASQAAELFGWLGPHPDAIVGAAAAVTFAATGDLAAARAALEPANADPPTTAARTSRALAEGLLLTMDRPYPAAMARLGQAIAADQPMPHALPDSPAALVTLAAIHAGDPVRARSVIGRALRARGVALFDARHILLSGWIKMHDGQLPSASADAGAVGTADLHPRDALWAAALQTAIARRSGDAGALQKYWYAAMDVLAEYSIDLCALLPLGELWVAGARMRRADQLRHHLDHAFGLLESLGSPALWSIPLHWSGVHASILANSPESVAPHGQALAAAAGDSSLARALSAAGRTWLRVLGDQVNDDEVTAAARALSQVGLTSDATRLAGQAALQTSDGRVSGAMLQLARDLKLGAAPGDLPVEPPGDEPQGATAAASHQPPAGSPLSDREREVAELLLLGMPYRDIGAQLFISAKTVEHHVARIRRRLGAGSRSEMLSMLRAMLEPGS, from the coding sequence ATTTCCGAGCCGTCTGCCGAGGCGTTACCGGGCACTCGGGAGGCCGTCCGCGCGGTCGCGGCAATCCCGGCGAAAGTCCTGATCACCGGCGGTATCGGCACGGGCAAGAGCACCGCTCTGGCGGCCGCGCGCGAGGTACTGCGCGCGGCCGGGCTCACGGTCCTCGCACGTCCGCCCCGGGCGGGCGATCCCCCCGACGCGGCGGTGGCCGTCGACGACGCCCACCTGCTGAGCGAGCCCGACTTGCGCGCGCTGGCCGAGCGCGTCGCCGACGCCGGGGCGACCGTCGTGGTGGCCGCCGAGCCCCGGGAGCAGCTTCGGGACCTGGCCGTGGCCATCGAACGCGAGCGGCCGCGCATCGCGCTGGGTCCGCTGCCGGTCACCGGGCAACTCCGGGACTGCACCGGGGGCGTCCCGTTCCTGGTGCACGCGACCGCCGACGTGGCGACACCCCCGGCGCAGGCAGCGAGGTTCGCGCTGATCGAACGCCTGCGGCGGCTCGACGACCGCACGCTGGACACCCTGCTGCTGATGTCGCTCAGCCACGAGCTCGGCGCCGCCGACGTGGCCGCCGCGCTGGGCGTCTCGGCGACGCAGGCACACCAGTGGGTCGACCGAGCTCGCGCCGCGGGGCTCGCCGAGCCTTCACACGGCCCGGAATTCCTGCACCTGCTGCACGGGGCGCTCGCCCAGCTCGCCGGCAACGCCCACCACCGCGACGTCGAGACCGCGTTGGTGCGCTCACAGCTCGACCTCTCGGCCATGTCGCCCGGCCTCGCGCTGCGGCTCGCCGAACACGGCCTGCGCGACGAGCGGCTGGCCGGCATCCTCGCCGGACACGCCGCAGCCGCGGGCGGCGAGGATGCCCGGGCCGCGCGGCTGTACCGGGCCGCGGTCGATGCCGGCGCCGAAGGCCTGACCGCGCACCTCGCCGACGCCCTGGCGCTCGCCGGAGACTGCGCGGCCGCGGCGGCGTTGACCGACAGGCTGCTCGGCTCCAGCGATTTCGCGGAGCGCGCCGCCGCGGTGCGCGTCGCTGCCAGCGTCGCCGCCCACGACGGCGCCGCGAGCCAGGCCGCAGAATTGTTCGGCTGGCTGGGCCCGCACCCAGACGCGATCGTCGGCGCGGCCGCGGCCGTCACCTTCGCCGCGACCGGCGACCTGGCGGCCGCCCGCGCCGCCCTGGAGCCGGCGAACGCCGATCCGCCGACCACCGCCGCACGCACCTCGCGCGCTCTCGCCGAGGGCCTGCTGCTGACGATGGATCGGCCCTACCCGGCGGCAATGGCACGCCTCGGCCAGGCGATCGCGGCCGACCAGCCGATGCCGCACGCGCTCCCGGACAGCCCGGCCGCGCTGGTCACCCTGGCCGCGATCCACGCCGGCGATCCGGTCCGGGCCCGCAGCGTGATCGGCCGCGCCCTGCGGGCCCGCGGTGTCGCGCTCTTCGATGCCCGGCACATCCTGTTGTCCGGCTGGATCAAGATGCACGACGGGCAACTGCCGTCGGCCAGCGCGGACGCCGGCGCCGTCGGCACCGCCGACCTGCACCCGCGCGACGCGTTATGGGCGGCGGCGCTGCAGACCGCGATCGCGCGTCGCAGCGGCGACGCCGGCGCCCTACAGAAGTACTGGTACGCGGCCATGGACGTGCTCGCCGAGTACTCCATCGACCTGTGCGCGCTGCTGCCCCTGGGCGAGCTGTGGGTCGCAGGCGCCCGGATGCGGCGGGCCGACCAGCTGCGCCACCACCTGGACCACGCCTTCGGGTTGCTGGAATCGCTGGGCAGCCCGGCCTTGTGGTCGATACCGCTGCACTGGTCGGGGGTGCACGCGAGCATCCTGGCCAACTCGCCGGAATCCGTCGCGCCGCACGGGCAAGCCCTGGCCGCGGCGGCGGGTGATAGCAGCCTGGCGCGGGCGCTGTCCGCGGCCGGCCGGACCTGGCTGCGGGTGCTGGGCGACCAGGTCAACGACGACGAGGTCACCGCGGCGGCCCGGGCGCTGTCGCAGGTCGGACTCACCTCCGACGCGACCCGGCTGGCCGGTCAGGCCGCCCTGCAGACGTCGGACGGGCGGGTGTCGGGCGCCATGCTGCAACTGGCCCGCGATCTCAAGTTGGGGGCGGCGCCCGGCGACCTTCCCGTCGAGCCGCCCGGGGACGAGCCGCAGGGTGCCACGGCGGCGGCTTCGCACCAGCCGCCGGCCGGGTCGCCGCTGTCGGATCGCGAACGCGAAGTCGCCGAGCTGCTGCTGCTGGGCATGCCGTATCGGGACATCGGCGCGCAGCTGTTCATCTCGGCGAAGACCGTCGAGCACCACGTCGCCCGGATCCGGCGGCGGCTCGGGGCCGGGTCTCGATCGGAGATGCTGTCGATGCTGCGCGCCATGCTGGAGCCCGGCAGTTAG
- a CDS encoding Rv0340 family IniB-related protein: MANSLLDFVIALVRDPDAAARYAANPAQSIADAHLTNVTSADVNNLIPMVSDSLSMSGSGIAGAGAPVADHGNVWASGAAAAALDAFTPQVPAAPTDPHPSQGGVISQPPTQPPAPAAGYPHPLDLESQGPSPLLTGADVSDPAVHHGGLPADDPGIWAHPGPRPHPADPDHHDFGIHG; encoded by the coding sequence GTGGCAAACTCGTTGCTCGATTTCGTCATCGCGCTGGTGCGCGACCCCGATGCCGCGGCGCGCTACGCCGCGAACCCCGCGCAGTCGATCGCCGACGCTCACCTTACCAATGTGACCAGCGCCGACGTCAACAATCTGATCCCGATGGTGTCCGATTCGCTGTCGATGTCCGGCTCCGGAATCGCCGGCGCGGGAGCGCCGGTCGCCGACCACGGCAACGTGTGGGCGAGCGGTGCGGCCGCGGCCGCACTCGACGCATTCACGCCGCAGGTGCCCGCCGCGCCGACCGACCCGCACCCTTCTCAGGGCGGGGTGATCAGCCAACCGCCCACCCAGCCGCCTGCGCCGGCGGCGGGGTACCCGCACCCGCTGGACCTCGAGTCGCAGGGGCCATCCCCGCTGCTTACGGGCGCGGATGTGTCCGATCCCGCAGTGCATCACGGCGGGCTGCCGGCCGACGATCCGGGTATTTGGGCTCACCCGGGCCCGCGCCCGCATCCCGCCGACCCCGATCACCACGATTTCGGCATCCACGGCTGA